The region ACAACTCTTTCATAtgaatggcaaaaattaaaaaaaatttcaaggcaTGGGTAGAGATGAAGTACAGGACCTGTTATACATGGTAGGTGACAACATATATTGGTACAACTACTTTGCGGAGCAGTTGGACATTTCTATGTTCAGTTGAACATGTGGACACCCTCAACCCAGCAAGGCCATTAGGGAACATacttgaaaatacttttaaaaagtgagtggAGCACTTGAGAATGTCCTTAACCTTATTATTCTTAAAAGGGGCAGAGGGGAACCTGAGTAGAATTGTAGTGAAGTAGCAGATAAAGGAAAGTCCCGAGGAAGTGTAGACCAACCAGGGATATATGGCTGCTGCAGTGATCCTTCTGTGTGACACTAGACACATCACCAGGTCATCCTGTGCCATTTATGAAGAAACTGCACCCCTCCTGCTCATCTTTCAGCTTTGGCAGCAGGACTTGGGTTACATACAGTCTCTTTCAAAGTTTGAAGATAGCTGTCATTTATTTGTCCTTAAAAAACCAGAATATGCCCTCTGCGATAGGGCTCTTGCCATGACTTTTGTTCTGGGAAAGTCTTTATCTTCAGGATGCAAAGATACTCCTCTCTTCCGTTGGAAAGTGCCAGCTCACATGCAAAGCTCTAAACCATTCAGTTGCTTTGGGGTGCAGCACCATTTCAGGTAAGGccaaatattctaaaaattaagTGTGGGTAACTGGAGGGCTTGGCTAGTCTGTACAAATAACAAGTAAAATTTAGTACAAGATGCGGTTTATTTGAAATTACACGTGGGAAACATTGTTTTGGCAGATTAGTATTACTGTGTGTATTTCATGGACAATTCAGTGCCTTGAGTACTAATTTTTATGTAAGCATCTTAGAACTAATAGTTCCTTATTTATGGCACAAtcagaaatactttaaaattctaGCTCTGGGACCCTGGTTAAGTTACTTACCCTTTCTGTGCCTTCAGTTGCATCATCCTTTAATTACGGATAACCCAACTCACATGGCTCAGACTGCAGTGAGTccacctgcaaagcgggagatctgtgttggatccctgggtcgggaagatcccctggagaagggaccggctatccactccagtattcttgccgggagaattccatgcacagaggagcctcctgCTAtggtccttggggtcccaaagagtcagacatgacagttactttcactttcacagggttACTGTAAGGAGTATATGCATTAATCAAATACAGTGCTGAGAGCAGTGTGTGACATAAAGTGATGAAGTACTGTTAACCTACTTGTCTCAGTATGGCTGAGACTATTCATTATTTTGAGCCGGTCCTGTGTTAGTGGAGTAAGAAGGCACTGCAGATACAGCGTGATAGTGATTAAAAGAATCAGGCAGTGGTTGCTGCTATTTTAACAGACTTCGCTGTTCCCTTCAGGGCTGTAGGTCATAGGCACCCCTGgctaaattataaataatttaaaaaaaatttaaggtgaatccaaaaaattaataataataaaatcaagaGCAGGGTTATTTTCACAACGGGCACTGCTCTGTGATACCTCCAAGCTTGATTGTGAGAAAGATTATTTTAGTTCTTGCTATGTAAAGATTTAAAGGTATTACCTTTTTCATAGCTTGCAAATGCTTTAATTTTACCGATTTGAATTGAGAGGAAAATCAGTGAATCAAGAGGACAAGACCTCGGAGTGTAAAATGAATGTCTTTTCACCACCCAGGAAAAATCAGCACTGCTAAGAGGGAGACGTAGCGTGGATCCGGGTAACATTTAAAGTCAGTGATAATCCGGGTGAAAGGATCATGCAGGATTACGAGCGTTTGCCCTTTCGCTTGTAGCCCACAGATCTGCCGCGGACGCCGTTTCAGACATGCTGAGGAGCGCTCTGCTGTGCGCAGCGCTCTGGCTCCTGCGCGCGCAGCCCTTCCCCTGCCCACCCACCTGTAGGTGCGCCTTCCGCGACGCCGCGCAGTGCTCGCGCGGCACGGTGGCCGGCATCGCCGCGCTCGGCCTGCCCACCAACCTCACGCACATCTTGCTTTTCCAAATGGGCCGCGGTACCTTGCAGAACAACAGCTTCAGTGGCATGACCGTCCTGCAGCGCCTGTTGCTGTCCGACAGCCACGTTTCCGCCATTGCCCCGGGCACATTCAACGACCCGATAAAACTTAAAACCCTGAGGTTATCGCGCAACAAGATCACTGACCTCCCAGGCGCACTGTTGGATAACCTGGTGCTCCTGGAACAGTTGTTTCTGGACGGcaatgaactaaagagccttgacAAAAACCTGTTTCAGAAACTGGTTCACCTGCAGGAGCTCTTTCTGAACCAAAACCAACTCGCTTTCCTGCCGGCTAGCCTCTTCACACACCTGGGGAACCTGAAATTGTTGGATTTATCGGGAAACAATTTGACCCACCTGCCCGAGGGGTTGTTTGGGGCCCAGGTTAAGCTTGAGAAGCTTCTGCTCCACTCAAACCGGCTGGTCTCTCTGGGGTCGGGGCTGTTGGACAGCCTGCGGGCTCTGACGGAGCTGCAGCTCCACACCAATCACCTCCGTTCCATCGTCCCCGGCGCCTTCGACCAGCTGCGAAGCCTGAGCTCCTTGACCCTTTCCGGAAACAGCCTCGAGTTCCTGCCCTCCGCCCTCTTTCTTCATTCTCACAATCTGACCTTCCTGACCCTGTCTGAGAACCCGCTGGAGGAACTCCCCAAGGTGCTCTTCGGGGAGATTGGCGGCCTGCGGGAGCTGAGGCTGAAAGGCACCCAGCTGCGCACCCTGCCGGCCGCCGCCTTCTGCAACCTCACTGGCCTGCGCATCCTGGAGGTGTCGCTGAGCCCGGGGCTGAGCGCGCTCCCGGAGGACGCCTTCCGAGGCCTCGGCGAGCTGCAGGTGCTCGCCGTGAACTCCACAGCCCTGGCCTCCCTCCCCGCCGGCCTGCTCCGCGGCCTCGGCCGGCTGCGCCACGTGTCGCTGCGCAGCAATCGGCTGCGCGCCTTACCCAGCGCTCTCTTCCGCAACCTCAGCAGCCTGGAGGAGGTCCAGCTCGACCACAACCAGCTAGAGATCCTGCGGGGCGACGCGTTTGAGGCTCTGCCCCGGCTGGCGGAGGTCCTGCTGGGACACAATCCCTGGCGCTGCGACTGTGGCCTGGGGCCGTTCCTGGCGTGGCTGCGGCGGCACGCGGGCCTCGTGGGTCGAGCCGAGCCCCCGCGGTGTCACGGGCCCGGGCCGCACGGCGGCCGACTGCTCTGGACCCTGCAGGCCGGCGACCTCGTCTGCCCGCGCTCCGAGTCATGGATCCGGCCAGTGGTTGAGGGCCAAAGTCAGGACCATAGCCTGTTCTGGGgtctttattttctgcttttagcCGCTCAGGCTCTAATTACCGGGATCATAGTGTTTGCCATGATTAAACTCGGCAGGCTCTTTCGGAAATTAATCACAGAGTTCTGGTTTGAGGCGATGAGAAAACCTTGCAATTAATTAAAACGTGACCGGAGTATTGGCAGACGCGGCTCCGGGGAGAGCTCAGATCCGCTGACGctatcttcctcttccttcttcctcctctgccatctccttccctccttctcttctccctgtTCAGTGACACCTCTCCCTCTGAGCCCCCGTACCATTTACAGTGGTAAACCGTGACTGTCTGTTGTGCCTGTCTCCCTATCCACAGTGTGCTCCTGGCAGCGCGGACTGCGACGGCCCCTCCCTGTGCCCACAGTCGAgggtggctgggtgggtggggtgaCAAAGGCGGTCTCTGCACTGTGAACTGAGGGTGGGTGCAAAGGAGACAGCCAACTGCAGCCTCCCTCCTGCACCTGGTAGATGTCTGGCAAATGTttgcaaaatgaataaatagaatgcGTGGGATCCGGCGATGGTGGGTTTTCCTAGGGGAGAAGATGGGTTGCTCTCTTTCCCTTTATCTGAAAAACAGAACTCTTTCACAGTTCTTTTCGTCCcgttttttttctcactttacgTATGTCTGACCTGTGGGATTTGAGGGAGAGCGCTGAACTCCATCCACGCAAGAGTATGGATAGGCTTGCGTGACTGATGATGGGCTGAGAGAGAGACAACCCAGCCCTCCCTCCAGGAGCTCAGTACCCAGCGCGGTGCGGGCTGAGTGCCTAGGAGCTGGAGAAGGGCGGGTGggactggggttgggggaggagcgGGGACGTTCCAAGGGCTCTCAGCGTGCTGCTGGGAGATGCTGTTGATCCTGACTGTCGCCGGCTGCGGCGTGCCCGCGGAGCCCTGCTCTGCTTGTTCACGTGATCTGTGAGTTCCTGCTGGAGTCCTACAAGGGTGAAGTCTGTCATTTCGACACTGGGttggttttcatttcctggaACTAAAGGCTACCTCATTTCACAAGCATGTAGGGGACACCTGACAGTGACAGGTGTTCATGCATGTAATGATGAGCTTGGGTTCTAATTTATTATGCTCGGATCACATTCTCATTTATTCCAATTGAAGGCAGTAAAACCCTCCTTTCTTTAATTGGGTGTCTGCTTGGGAGAACCAGTGGTTAAAGCATGGGCTGGAGAAGAGTCAGAAACTGGTGGGTTGGGATCCCAGCTCCACCTACTAACTGCATAGGTTTGTGGGCAACATCCCTGAAATCTccaagccttggtttcctcatccctGGAAAGGGATAAATTGTACCTGCCTCTTAGAGTTGTTGTAAGAACTAAAGACAAGCTTCTGATGACTTAGCCCAGTGCCCTGCAtacagtaaatgctcaataaatggtagctcttATTATTAAAGGGCAAGCAATTATTACTGCTGTCACAATTTTAAAAGAGCTTTGAGctggtcttttttcttcttcttttttcctctgttgtaTTTAAAGGTGAgaccaaacatcctggaatgagtGATTACATTCAAGTTAGTCTGTCTTCACTTGTGAGTGGTCTCAGCCCTGTGTGGTCAGGCTCCGTGCTCAGGCTCCAGACAAATAGATCCTCCAACAACAACCATTGGATATGGAGCAGAAGAGCTGGGGCTTCCTGGCATTTGTAGGTGCACTTCATTTTCAAGATCAAGTTCTGATGTCTCCTCCTGGTGAAGTCTTCCTGGCTGCCCTGGCAGACTAAAAGTGTCCCCTTCTGTGTGCCCCCCTCTCAGGCTGTCAGGTATTGGGCATGCTCCCCACTCCATCTAGCCCACTCACCTTGCACTCTAGgggaatatgtgtatgtgtgtgtgtgtgtgtgcctcctTATTTATTTCCACTCCTCCACACTTTGAAACTACCTACAGCATAAaactcagactttttttttttttgatggactATGGACTCTAGTCCTAACCGCCATGCTTTCTTGCAAGGATGAAATAGTCCAGGCCAATGCATATGGGGCTTGATAGATGTTGgctattcagagaaggcaatggcaccccactccagtactcttgcctggaaaatcccatggacagaggagcctggtgggctgcagtccatgaggtcgctaagagtcggacacgactgagtgacttcactttcactttcatgcattggagaaggaaatggcaacccactccagtgttcttgcctggagaatcccagggacaggggagcctggtgggctgctgtcgatGGAGCtgaacagagttggacatgactgaagcgacttaacagcagcagcagcagaagttggCTATTACTATGATTTGCTCTCTTAGAACACAGCATGTTCTATCGCGTCTCAATGCCTTTGCCCACATGTgtttattcagcaaatgtttattgactaCCTCCTCTGTACCAGGCACTCTTCTAAGCGAAaggataaataagcaaataaaaatagcaaataaaacaaaatgtttacattttggtGTCCCCTTCAACTAAAACATCTCTCCCAAACTCCTGGTCATTATCTTCAAACATTCAGAAACGTGTGGAGAACGTCTTTGGACACCTTAACCAGCTGTGTCAAATCATTATACTTTGCTTTATTTGCTTAGATATCTTTTTAACCAAATAAAATGCAACAGATGAATTTGAAGCTCCTGTCTCTGTCTTTCCCCTGTTCTCATTCCTTTCCTTAGAGGTAACTGCATTAATAAATTGAATCTTTCACATCCCTAGGTGTCTTTTTATACTCTTACTACATGGGCCCACAACTCTCTAAGCAAGTGGAACCCTTGGCCTATTTTCAAGGTTGTCTATAAATGCTACGTTGCATatagtattaaaattttttcctggGCTCacatttttgagatttatccacaTGAAGTATTTGGCTCTAGTTCATTTTAATAGCTACATAATAGTGAATGAATATACCACAACTTATCTGTTCTCTTGTTGATGAACATTCACtcccagtgttttttttcttttctttttatgccCCGTTACTCTACAATTTCACCAACTCTTGataacatcaaaattttaaatttctgtcaaTCTGAAAAGTATGGAATGATATCTCATAGCTATTTTATATTTCCCTGATAACTAGTGAACTTGAACTtatctttaaatgtttattgagtgtttaGATCCTTCTTTGAATTATCTGTGCATATACATCAACCAATGCATGATGGGACATTTCATCTTTTCATTATTACTAATTTGTAAGAACTCGCTACATATCCTGGACACTAATGTTCTgtaaattatattctttgcaagtATCTTTTTTCACTATCTGACTTTCCTAAAACAGACTTTTATTTGTCTGGCTGTTTCGGGTCTGTGTTGCTGTGTGAGCTTTTCCCGAGTAGCAGAGGTCAGGGGTTATTTttgttgtggtgctcgggctgctcattgcagtggcttctcgtcgtggagcatgggctctagagcacagattcaataattgtggcgcatgggcttagttcatccacggcaggtgggatcttcctggaccaggggtcaaacctgtgtcttctccactggcaggtggattctttaccaccgagccaccacaactgaagcaatttagcacccATGGACTTTTGTTTTATGGATGCAGGCTCTTGGATTTCTCTTAGGATACTAGAATTTAAAATTCTAtcgtttttaaaaaactttttattttatattggtgtataGCCAATTGacaaacaatgttgtaatagtttcaggtaaatGGTGAAGTGACTCAGACATACATATACGTGTGTTCATTCCCCCAAacttcccctcccatccaggctgccacatgagcagagttccacgtgtacggtaggtccttgttggttatccaaaATTTTGAGGTTTTAAAGGCTTCCTTTCTGAGCCGTATCTGTTTTCTctgggatttgttgttgttgtttgcttccCATAAGTGCTTGGTTATTGGCTC is a window of Ovis aries strain OAR_USU_Benz2616 breed Rambouillet chromosome 1, ARS-UI_Ramb_v3.0, whole genome shotgun sequence DNA encoding:
- the GP5 gene encoding platelet glycoprotein V translates to MLRSALLCAALWLLRAQPFPCPPTCRCAFRDAAQCSRGTVAGIAALGLPTNLTHILLFQMGRGTLQNNSFSGMTVLQRLLLSDSHVSAIAPGTFNDPIKLKTLRLSRNKITDLPGALLDNLVLLEQLFLDGNELKSLDKNLFQKLVHLQELFLNQNQLAFLPASLFTHLGNLKLLDLSGNNLTHLPEGLFGAQVKLEKLLLHSNRLVSLGSGLLDSLRALTELQLHTNHLRSIVPGAFDQLRSLSSLTLSGNSLEFLPSALFLHSHNLTFLTLSENPLEELPKVLFGEIGGLRELRLKGTQLRTLPAAAFCNLTGLRILEVSLSPGLSALPEDAFRGLGELQVLAVNSTALASLPAGLLRGLGRLRHVSLRSNRLRALPSALFRNLSSLEEVQLDHNQLEILRGDAFEALPRLAEVLLGHNPWRCDCGLGPFLAWLRRHAGLVGRAEPPRCHGPGPHGGRLLWTLQAGDLVCPRSESWIRPVVEGQSQDHSLFWGLYFLLLAAQALITGIIVFAMIKLGRLFRKLITEFWFEAMRKPCN